The Hippopotamus amphibius kiboko isolate mHipAmp2 chromosome 3, mHipAmp2.hap2, whole genome shotgun sequence genomic interval CAGCCTGCAGATGGACCCTAGGATCCTGTAAGCACAAGAGTGTGAGAATCTCTGGTCTATAGTAGATCTTACATCAGCTAGCCTAGTTTGCTGATGCTTTTAACTTCAGACAGGTTGCCTTTCAGCTATCCCAGAGCAATACATATGAACCTCTTTCAACTCCAGAAATAGCTCCTAAGtttacttatagtttccttctGTTGATTGAGTAGGAATCCTACCATGACATCTTACTTTTTGGTGGAAAATGCCTTTTCTCCTCGTGAACAAGGAGACTCAGTTTGACCCAGGAGCTCCTGCCACTGTCGGGAACAGGTTCTTGGATTTGGGCATGAGTAAGGGATGTGTAGGCCCCATTGAAATGCCTCTTCTGAACTCTCAATAAGCTGACTTGATTGCTTCTTTCCACCAAGCAGTTGGATTCACGCCTTTCGTTTATCTCCTCCAGGAGACGTCTGTCTGCTTtaagttttttaattatttcactgGTTCTATTTACAGATGCCATTATGCTGACAAACTAATCATCAAGTGATTCTTGCTGTCCtgcaagcaaatgaaaaaaatactatcAATTGCCTACTTGACCTCAAAGCCAATATTCACAGTCAGGTATTTACCAGCACCTCCAGTTGGTTTATCAGGTGATTACCTCACAGTCAGGTATTTCTCCTCCTGAAAATACCACCACTACTGTGCCCCCTCCAGCAACCTTCCTCCATTTCTTATTATTACTTTCTAAGGTCTTGATAtttccttagggaaaaaaaaggccaaaGAAAGAGGATATCATAAGAGAgtatattttgacttttaaagtGACACTATGCGTTGATTCTTGCTTTTAGGAACTTTTGTTACTTCTTctgattatataaataatatgtttttattgtaggaaatgaagaaaatacagaaaagtataaggtAGAAAAGTTAAAATCACTTGTGATCCAGAGACAACCAAATTAACATTTTGGATGTTTCTTTCCCAATAAATATCCAAaggtattttattataaaaaatacaggcagttccctggtagtccaatggCGAggattccacgcttccactgtTGGGGCCCAGGTTTaacccctggtcaggaaactaaaatcccacaagtggtacagccaaaaaaaaaaaaaatgcagaagataTCAGACTGGCtatgattaaa includes:
- the SPATA45 gene encoding spermatogenesis-associated protein 45: MASVNRTSEIIKKLKADRRLLEEINERRESNCLVERSNQVSLLRVQKRHFNGAYTSLTHAQIQEPVPDSGRSSWVKLSLLVHEEKRHFPPKNNAIFG